A single Paenibacillus sp. FSL R5-0517 DNA region contains:
- a CDS encoding methyl-accepting chemotaxis protein: MSTRLIAAFLAVLIIPTTLIGYFSYHSAKDQVQQKMTEPINTILTMTGQHINNLVGEKAELLSYIDRIYRSSPGQANIEAVQVEIEQLADTYPDILAITVGNEQGDFISSPAVEDATYDPRSTEWYTNGESKNGSLYFSSIMKDPVSGKIYVEISKALSNQHGVASIKLDLEQLAKEISEVDVGGNGSLIVVDANRTIAAWSGAIVKGGGGELGGALIEGIPVHPNTASSSEEPMAFSQFVRTDLAYDLEVYNGVNALTGWNVIALMGHEDFIAAAKPIMVSSLIVIAVSVMIAGVIIFFILRSFIVPMQKLRKATRSVREGNLSERVNLKTENEFGILANDFDQMTISLQSVVAELHQTSSLLSHSSQMIQESTEQTTQSVQHVAETMHQTAESAMVGAENAEQTANAVEEMARGISTIAESASAIVDSAEETERAVANGGKTINQVGEQMEHILGAVEETSALINELSSLSAEANRMNEAIADISRQTNLLSLNASIEASRAGEHGKGFAVVAGEVRTLSMQSKQSADDIGATIGKMLDLIAKSTSLMNDKVRNQVGEGMRISQEASATISNIEQYTTHIVDQIQDISAVSEQLSASTEEVSATVAAMSHISKVSADSAQTTSAAAQEQMAAMEEISASSAQLSKTAENMQELVRRFKL, encoded by the coding sequence ATGAGTACTAGGCTGATTGCAGCTTTCCTTGCGGTGCTTATTATCCCAACTACACTTATCGGTTATTTCTCGTATCATAGTGCCAAAGATCAGGTGCAACAAAAAATGACAGAACCCATCAACACAATATTAACGATGACAGGACAGCATATTAACAATCTGGTAGGGGAAAAAGCAGAATTATTGAGTTATATAGACCGTATCTATAGATCCTCGCCCGGTCAGGCGAACATCGAAGCGGTACAAGTAGAAATCGAGCAATTAGCTGATACATATCCTGATATTCTTGCTATAACTGTGGGTAACGAGCAAGGTGATTTCATATCATCTCCAGCAGTAGAGGATGCAACATATGATCCACGCAGCACAGAGTGGTATACCAATGGTGAAAGTAAGAATGGATCACTCTATTTTTCGAGCATTATGAAAGATCCGGTATCCGGGAAGATTTATGTAGAAATTTCAAAGGCTCTTTCAAATCAACATGGTGTAGCAAGTATTAAACTTGATCTGGAGCAATTAGCCAAAGAAATATCTGAAGTGGATGTAGGAGGTAATGGGAGCCTGATTGTGGTTGACGCCAATCGAACCATCGCGGCTTGGTCCGGTGCCATTGTAAAAGGTGGGGGAGGAGAACTTGGCGGAGCGCTGATCGAAGGAATTCCAGTTCATCCGAATACGGCTTCAAGTTCCGAAGAACCGATGGCATTCTCCCAATTTGTTAGAACGGATCTGGCGTATGATTTGGAGGTGTATAACGGTGTTAATGCTTTGACGGGATGGAATGTCATTGCTTTGATGGGCCATGAGGATTTTATCGCCGCAGCGAAACCCATCATGGTATCGAGTCTAATCGTCATTGCTGTATCTGTAATGATTGCCGGAGTTATTATTTTCTTCATTCTGAGATCTTTTATTGTACCCATGCAAAAACTGCGAAAGGCCACTCGCAGCGTAAGAGAAGGGAATCTGTCCGAACGGGTTAATCTTAAAACTGAAAATGAATTTGGTATATTAGCCAATGATTTTGACCAGATGACCATTTCCCTTCAATCGGTGGTTGCCGAACTTCATCAGACGTCATCGTTGTTAAGTCACTCTTCCCAAATGATTCAGGAAAGCACAGAACAAACCACCCAATCGGTTCAACATGTGGCGGAAACCATGCACCAGACTGCGGAATCAGCTATGGTTGGGGCGGAAAATGCGGAACAAACCGCGAATGCCGTAGAAGAGATGGCGAGAGGCATCAGTACAATTGCAGAATCTGCGAGTGCCATCGTTGATTCCGCTGAAGAGACGGAGCGCGCTGTTGCTAATGGCGGGAAAACCATCAACCAGGTCGGAGAACAAATGGAACATATTCTCGGAGCTGTTGAAGAAACCTCGGCATTGATTAATGAGCTGTCCAGTCTGTCCGCCGAAGCCAATCGAATGAATGAAGCGATTGCGGATATCTCTCGGCAAACTAACCTTCTGTCACTGAATGCCTCTATTGAAGCATCAAGAGCAGGAGAACACGGTAAAGGTTTTGCTGTCGTTGCTGGTGAGGTGCGTACGTTATCCATGCAATCCAAACAAAGTGCGGACGACATTGGCGCTACCATTGGCAAAATGCTTGATCTGATTGCAAAATCCACCTCCCTTATGAATGATAAAGTTCGCAATCAAGTTGGTGAGGGAATGCGGATCAGCCAAGAAGCTTCTGCAACCATATCCAACATTGAACAATATACAACTCATATCGTGGATCAAATTCAGGATATATCTGCTGTCTCAGAACAGTTGTCAGCCAGTACGGAGGAAGTCTCGGCTACCGTTGCCGCGATGAGTCACATCTCTAAAGTGTCGGCTGATAGCGCTCAGACAACTTCAGCAGCAGCCCAAGAGCAAATGGCGGCAATGGAGGAGATATCCGCATCTTCTGCACAGCTATCCAAAACAGCAGAGAATATGCAAGAACTGGTTCGCCGGTTTAAGCTCTAG
- a CDS encoding gamma-glutamyl-gamma-aminobutyrate hydrolase family protein: MKKPMIGVLPLYDTDKKSYWMLPDYMNAIEGAGGIPIMLPLTTDTDIIGTLVNEFDGFLFTGGHDLNPELYHEHAEVACGELCIERDMMESVLLQKVIELDKPAFGICRGLQLFNVVLGGTLYQDIPTSLQLHVNKIVNHKQSPPYTNLVHDVHIEKNNILYDILQTDKIKVNSYHHQGIKMLTDKLTAVAVAEDGLVESVVMPNRSFVLAVQWHPEYSYNVDDCSQKLFTAFVNASQSPRYNVHIEDITA, translated from the coding sequence ATGAAAAAGCCCATGATCGGTGTACTGCCTTTATATGATACTGACAAAAAAAGTTACTGGATGCTTCCGGATTATATGAACGCAATAGAGGGAGCAGGTGGGATTCCGATTATGCTGCCTTTGACAACGGATACCGATATTATAGGAACATTGGTTAATGAATTCGATGGCTTCCTGTTCACCGGGGGACATGATCTCAATCCGGAGCTGTATCATGAGCATGCAGAGGTCGCCTGTGGAGAGTTATGTATTGAACGCGATATGATGGAGTCGGTATTATTACAAAAGGTAATTGAGCTTGATAAGCCAGCCTTTGGCATATGCCGTGGACTACAATTATTTAACGTTGTTTTGGGTGGTACGTTGTATCAAGACATTCCGACTAGCCTTCAACTTCATGTGAACAAGATCGTTAATCATAAGCAAAGTCCGCCGTATACGAATCTTGTACATGATGTACATATTGAGAAAAATAATATCCTATACGATATTTTGCAAACAGATAAGATAAAAGTAAACAGCTATCACCATCAGGGGATCAAGATGTTAACGGATAAATTAACGGCCGTGGCAGTCGCTGAAGACGGACTCGTCGAATCCGTGGTCATGCCGAACCGTTCATTTGTTTTAGCTGTGCAGTGGCATCCAGAGTACAGCTACAACGTAGATGACTGTAGTCAAAAGTTATTTACGGCGTTTGTTAATGCTTCTCAATCCCCGCGCTATAATGTCCATATTGAAGATATCACTGCATAA
- a CDS encoding MMPL family transporter, translating into MSTLLYRVGKTAFSKPAYFIIGWVLILGIVISMIGINGIHISSEMKIEGTESQKVLDQLAKELPAASGGQGSVVFKAPDNERLDTPERLAAMMKGVNEVYALDKVLNPADYAAEASNSGASAEMAQNAQSAGAAQSATTTPLPYGPLMVDGVPVPGMLISSDGSIALFQFQFTIEQSAITQDVFDSVIQSVMTVEKGTNITVLPGETLKAVSIGVGSAEIVGLVIAVIVLLITLGSVVAAGLPLITALLGVAIGVGGAFSISKFIEMPSVTSVLALMVGLAVGIDYALFIVNRQRRMIIDQGLSAKEATARAIGTSGSAVFFAGLTVIIALCGMLVIGLTFLSTMALVAAATVLINVFVALTLLPALLGLVGERICSAKAREKSTKHPKAASHGVADRWVKFIIKNRWATIIAIIIILGFAAIPISKMEMGIPGASSANLDTDARQSYDAISEGFGEGFNGPLILVAEPNQSSAKVTPELLGGLMMELQGQNNVAQVTPLGMTEDLAIFSLIPKTGPNDTLTKTMVTDLRSTDSSIAQTYDVKLGVTGLTAVNIDMSAKLAQVFPIYVGIIILLSLIILLLVFRSIIVPIKATIGFLLSILATFGITTAVFQWGWLHSLFGFDTGGPLLSFMPIIVTGILYGLAMDYQVFLVSSMRESYVHGHRGTESVVHGYNQVSRVVVAAAVIMVSVFAGFIFTDDVMIKQIGFTLAVGILIDAFIIRMGLVPAIMAIFGDKAWALPKWLDRILPNLDVEGEKLIASLHAEEQANTKSGLK; encoded by the coding sequence ATGTCTACATTACTATACAGAGTGGGGAAAACCGCTTTTAGCAAACCTGCCTACTTTATCATTGGCTGGGTATTAATTCTGGGAATTGTCATCTCCATGATTGGTATCAATGGTATTCACATCAGTTCTGAAATGAAGATTGAAGGCACAGAGTCGCAGAAGGTTCTGGATCAATTAGCAAAAGAATTGCCAGCCGCCTCCGGCGGTCAAGGAAGTGTTGTGTTCAAAGCACCGGACAACGAGCGTTTGGATACACCTGAACGTTTGGCTGCCATGATGAAAGGTGTTAATGAAGTTTACGCATTAGACAAAGTCCTTAACCCTGCCGATTATGCAGCTGAAGCGAGTAATTCAGGGGCTTCTGCTGAGATGGCTCAGAATGCTCAGTCTGCGGGTGCGGCTCAATCCGCAACAACCACGCCTCTTCCCTACGGACCTTTGATGGTGGATGGTGTTCCTGTACCTGGTATGCTGATCTCTTCAGACGGCAGTATTGCACTGTTCCAGTTCCAATTTACAATCGAGCAGTCTGCCATAACGCAGGATGTATTTGACTCTGTTATTCAATCCGTTATGACAGTAGAAAAAGGAACCAATATTACGGTCTTGCCAGGCGAAACGCTCAAAGCGGTATCGATTGGGGTCGGCTCCGCAGAGATTGTTGGACTGGTCATTGCTGTAATCGTATTGCTGATCACACTCGGCTCCGTTGTTGCAGCAGGTCTGCCTCTGATTACTGCACTACTGGGTGTTGCGATCGGAGTAGGTGGAGCATTCTCAATCTCCAAATTCATTGAAATGCCAAGTGTCACTTCCGTTCTGGCTCTCATGGTTGGATTGGCTGTTGGAATCGATTACGCTCTCTTCATTGTTAATCGCCAACGTCGAATGATCATTGATCAAGGCTTGAGCGCCAAAGAAGCAACAGCCAGAGCCATTGGTACATCGGGCAGCGCAGTATTTTTTGCGGGGTTAACCGTCATTATTGCACTATGTGGTATGCTCGTCATTGGTCTCACATTCTTGTCTACGATGGCTTTGGTTGCAGCAGCCACTGTACTCATCAACGTATTTGTTGCTTTAACCCTGTTGCCGGCTTTGCTGGGATTGGTAGGAGAACGCATCTGTTCAGCCAAAGCTCGTGAGAAAAGCACGAAACATCCTAAAGCCGCTAGTCACGGAGTTGCGGATAGATGGGTGAAATTCATTATCAAGAATCGTTGGGCTACCATTATCGCGATTATCATCATTCTTGGTTTTGCCGCGATACCTATCTCGAAAATGGAAATGGGTATCCCTGGCGCTTCCTCAGCGAATCTGGATACGGATGCAAGACAGAGCTATGATGCTATCTCGGAAGGCTTCGGAGAAGGATTCAACGGACCACTTATTCTGGTCGCAGAGCCTAATCAATCTTCTGCCAAAGTCACGCCGGAACTCTTGGGTGGTCTGATGATGGAGCTGCAAGGTCAAAACAACGTAGCACAGGTTACACCGCTTGGAATGACAGAAGATTTGGCTATCTTTAGTCTCATTCCAAAAACGGGTCCTAACGATACGCTCACTAAAACAATGGTCACTGATCTGCGATCGACTGATTCGAGTATCGCACAGACCTATGATGTGAAGCTTGGAGTTACGGGTCTTACGGCTGTTAACATTGATATGTCTGCTAAACTCGCGCAGGTATTCCCTATTTATGTAGGTATTATCATCCTGCTATCGCTGATCATCCTGTTACTCGTATTCCGTTCGATCATCGTTCCTATCAAAGCAACAATTGGCTTCCTGCTTAGTATCCTGGCTACATTCGGGATTACGACTGCTGTATTCCAATGGGGCTGGCTGCATTCGCTCTTTGGTTTTGATACCGGCGGACCGTTGCTGAGCTTTATGCCGATCATCGTGACAGGTATTTTGTATGGCCTCGCAATGGACTATCAAGTCTTCCTTGTTAGCTCGATGCGTGAATCATATGTCCACGGTCATCGCGGAACCGAATCCGTCGTTCATGGGTACAATCAGGTCAGTCGCGTGGTTGTTGCCGCAGCAGTGATCATGGTCTCTGTATTTGCAGGATTTATCTTCACCGATGATGTCATGATCAAGCAGATTGGTTTCACCTTGGCCGTAGGCATTCTGATCGATGCTTTCATCATCCGTATGGGATTGGTTCCAGCCATCATGGCTATTTTCGGAGACAAAGCTTGGGCTCTTCCGAAATGGCTGGATCGCATTCTGCCAAACCTGGATGTTGAAGGCGAGAAGCTGATTGCTTCCCTTCATGCTGAAGAACAAGCCAACACCAAGTCTGGATTAAAATAA
- a CDS encoding TetR/AcrR family transcriptional regulator, with product MIKRNLRHLKKEATEKALAVTAFELTLEHGLDGFTVEDIVHQVGCSRRTFANYFTCKEEAVARGAISVQNTTELEELLTEMPEHASLLDLLYDLIKMQLTTELIGRLHQLLSLSHTYPVLEPHYLGAMHRMQTQAQDTLLDLSNGKYDEIYTYLLINALYGTILPLIDGRLNVLLPGQVFTEDTKPGAITFDQFLETTFSHLRAGFEHANHPHSS from the coding sequence ATGATTAAACGAAACTTGCGACATTTGAAGAAAGAAGCAACTGAAAAAGCGCTTGCTGTTACAGCGTTTGAACTTACCCTTGAACACGGGCTTGATGGCTTTACGGTCGAAGATATCGTGCATCAAGTGGGTTGTTCACGTAGAACATTTGCTAACTACTTCACATGTAAAGAAGAAGCCGTAGCAAGAGGCGCAATATCCGTTCAGAATACAACGGAACTCGAAGAGTTACTTACCGAAATGCCTGAACACGCCTCCTTGTTAGACTTGCTGTATGACCTGATCAAGATGCAACTTACAACAGAACTAATTGGAAGGCTTCATCAGCTACTCTCGCTATCCCATACCTATCCCGTGCTTGAACCTCATTACCTCGGAGCTATGCACCGGATGCAGACGCAGGCACAAGATACCTTATTAGACTTATCCAACGGGAAGTATGACGAGATCTATACTTATCTTCTAATTAACGCACTATATGGAACGATACTGCCATTAATTGATGGAAGACTCAATGTGCTGCTGCCCGGACAAGTCTTTACTGAAGATACCAAGCCCGGTGCTATCACCTTCGATCAATTTTTGGAAACGACGTTTAGTCATTTGCGGGCAGGATTCGAACATGCCAACCATCCACATTCATCATAG
- a CDS encoding TetR/AcrR family transcriptional regulator: MSSRRQSLLETALALFLEHSYANTTIQMILDQSGVSKGTFYKFFNSKEDCLYSIIDQRMQEDVFIRKELEQNHYTSDYDLLVDQIAIPMSVPNKERVWELYWTGFYSGEINSAKLATVHLKWLSTRLIQVYGNDISLYAHEGAILCYGILHQIANTSRSLNTQKPVWSEVVPKVLTYIEVILRTMHQRNEHIFDFQSLYFLNADERNHDMGLDIDDILKDFDEFNKHVQKSKESESLKQLSKGLLGLLQDKEDINIPVIEVVLQAFHKEYKSSAFQSEANRVTEACWWYLELVKQRY, from the coding sequence ATGAGTAGTCGTAGACAAAGTTTATTGGAAACAGCACTTGCACTATTTTTAGAGCATAGCTATGCAAATACAACAATCCAGATGATCTTGGATCAATCGGGTGTATCCAAAGGCACATTCTACAAATTCTTCAATTCTAAAGAAGATTGTTTATATTCAATTATTGATCAGCGCATGCAAGAGGATGTGTTCATTCGCAAAGAACTTGAACAAAATCACTATACATCGGATTACGACTTGCTCGTAGATCAGATTGCGATTCCTATGTCTGTACCTAATAAAGAGCGAGTATGGGAATTATATTGGACGGGGTTTTATTCCGGAGAGATTAATTCAGCCAAACTGGCTACAGTTCACCTCAAATGGCTGTCTACACGCTTGATTCAGGTGTACGGGAATGACATTAGCTTATATGCCCACGAAGGGGCAATATTGTGCTACGGCATATTACATCAGATTGCCAACACCTCAAGAAGTCTAAATACGCAAAAACCAGTATGGAGCGAAGTTGTTCCAAAAGTGTTAACCTACATTGAAGTGATCCTAAGAACGATGCACCAGAGAAATGAACATATTTTCGATTTTCAGTCACTCTATTTCCTGAATGCCGATGAGCGCAACCATGATATGGGTCTGGACATCGATGATATATTAAAAGATTTTGATGAGTTCAACAAACACGTTCAAAAATCCAAGGAATCGGAATCCTTGAAGCAACTTTCGAAGGGACTTTTAGGGCTTTTACAAGATAAAGAGGATATAAATATTCCTGTGATCGAAGTGGTGCTTCAAGCGTTTCACAAAGAGTATAAATCCAGTGCATTTCAATCCGAAGCCAATAGAGTGACCGAAGCCTGTTGGTGGTATTTGGAACTGGTGAAACAACGTTATTAA
- a CDS encoding saccharopine dehydrogenase family protein, with the protein MGKALIIGAGGVASVAVHKCVQNSEVFEEICIASRTKSKCDELKAKLDGGKTKITTAQVDADNVDELIALINEVKPDIVMNLALPYQDLTIMDACLATKTNYMDTANYEPHDTAKFEYSWQWDYKERFEQAGITALLGSGFDPGVTGVFSAYALKHYFDEIEYIDILDCNGGDHGYPFATNFNPEINIREVSANGRYWENGEWIETKPMEIKRVYDFKEVGEKDMYLLYHEELESLAKNMPGLKRIRFFMTFGQSYLTHLKALENVGMTSIEPIEYEGKQIIPLQFLKAVLPDPASLGPRTVGKTNIGCIFKGKKDGQDKTYYVYNICDHQECYKEVGSQAISYTTGVPAMIGAAMVMTGKWNKPGVYNVEEFNPDPFMEELNKWGLPWVEDFNPVLVDELPEEVKESELVR; encoded by the coding sequence ATGGGAAAAGCACTAATCATCGGCGCCGGCGGCGTTGCTTCCGTGGCAGTACACAAATGCGTTCAAAACAGCGAAGTTTTTGAGGAAATCTGCATCGCGAGTCGTACAAAATCCAAATGTGATGAACTCAAAGCCAAGCTGGACGGCGGAAAAACTAAAATTACGACAGCACAAGTAGATGCTGATAATGTTGACGAACTGATCGCTCTGATCAATGAAGTTAAACCGGATATCGTTATGAACCTGGCTTTGCCGTATCAAGATCTGACCATCATGGATGCTTGCCTTGCAACGAAAACAAATTACATGGACACAGCAAATTATGAGCCACATGATACAGCGAAGTTCGAATACAGTTGGCAATGGGATTACAAAGAGCGTTTTGAACAAGCAGGAATCACTGCTTTGCTCGGTAGTGGATTTGACCCAGGCGTGACAGGCGTATTCTCCGCTTATGCCCTGAAGCACTACTTTGACGAGATTGAGTACATCGACATCTTGGACTGCAATGGTGGCGATCACGGTTATCCGTTCGCAACCAACTTCAACCCTGAGATTAACATTCGTGAAGTTTCTGCGAACGGAAGATACTGGGAAAATGGTGAATGGATCGAAACGAAACCGATGGAAATCAAACGTGTCTACGACTTCAAAGAAGTTGGCGAGAAAGACATGTACCTGTTGTACCATGAGGAACTGGAATCTTTGGCGAAAAACATGCCAGGTCTGAAACGCATTCGTTTCTTCATGACATTTGGTCAAAGTTACCTGACTCACTTGAAAGCACTTGAAAATGTGGGCATGACTTCAATCGAGCCTATTGAATATGAAGGCAAACAAATTATTCCACTGCAATTCCTGAAAGCAGTACTGCCTGATCCAGCATCCCTTGGACCACGCACTGTAGGTAAAACAAACATCGGTTGTATTTTCAAAGGTAAAAAAGATGGTCAAGACAAAACATACTATGTTTACAATATCTGTGATCACCAAGAGTGCTACAAAGAAGTGGGTTCCCAAGCAATCTCTTACACAACAGGCGTTCCAGCTATGATTGGTGCGGCCATGGTCATGACAGGCAAATGGAACAAACCAGGCGTATACAATGTAGAAGAATTCAACCCGGATCCATTCATGGAAGAGTTGAACAAATGGGGTCTCCCATGGGTAGAAGACTTCAACCCGGTACTCGTTGATGAGCTGCCAGAAGAAGTTAAAGAATCGGAGCTTGTTCGTTAA
- the nspC gene encoding carboxynorspermidine decarboxylase has product MRFEQLPTPCFVVDEALIERNLKILNGVMQRTGAKIVLAQKAFSMTAMYPLIGEYLSGATASGLYEARLGHEEMGKENHVFAPAYRAEEIDEIISICDHIIFNSFSQLAKFKDKALQAGRKVGLRVNPECSTQEGHEIYDPCSPGSRFGAKQEDFQADLLEGVSGLHFHTLCQQNSDDLETTLNAVVEKFGQWLPQMEWINFGGGHHITREDYDIPRLEACIKRMQNDYGLEVYLEPGEAVALNAGYLVTSVLDFHKNGMDIAILDTSATCHMPDVLEMPYRPPLIGSGEVGEKAHLYRLGGQTCLSGDVIGDYSFDQPLQEGDRLVFEDMAIYSMVKTNTFNGMPLPAIAVKRKDGDCEVVREFGYQDFKIRLA; this is encoded by the coding sequence ATGCGGTTCGAGCAATTACCGACACCATGTTTTGTTGTTGACGAGGCGCTTATCGAGAGAAACCTGAAAATCCTGAACGGTGTTATGCAGCGTACAGGTGCCAAAATCGTGCTCGCTCAAAAAGCATTCTCCATGACTGCGATGTATCCGCTGATTGGAGAATACCTGAGCGGTGCTACGGCGAGCGGTCTGTATGAAGCACGTCTGGGTCACGAGGAAATGGGCAAAGAGAATCATGTCTTTGCTCCGGCATACCGCGCAGAAGAGATCGACGAGATTATCTCCATCTGCGACCACATTATTTTCAACTCATTTTCACAGCTTGCAAAATTCAAGGATAAGGCGCTTCAGGCTGGCCGTAAGGTCGGCTTGCGCGTCAATCCTGAATGCTCTACCCAAGAAGGGCACGAGATCTATGATCCGTGTTCTCCGGGTTCACGTTTTGGCGCGAAACAAGAGGATTTCCAAGCAGATCTGTTGGAAGGTGTCTCCGGACTGCACTTCCACACACTGTGTCAGCAAAATTCTGACGATCTGGAGACTACGTTGAACGCGGTTGTCGAGAAGTTCGGACAATGGTTGCCGCAAATGGAATGGATCAACTTCGGTGGTGGACACCATATCACGCGTGAAGATTATGATATTCCAAGGTTGGAAGCTTGCATCAAGCGTATGCAGAATGATTATGGCCTGGAAGTATATCTGGAGCCGGGAGAAGCTGTTGCGCTGAACGCGGGTTATCTGGTGACTTCAGTGCTGGACTTCCATAAAAATGGCATGGACATCGCCATTCTGGATACTTCAGCTACATGCCATATGCCGGATGTGCTGGAAATGCCATATCGCCCGCCGCTGATCGGTTCGGGAGAAGTGGGCGAGAAAGCTCATCTGTATCGCCTAGGTGGACAAACCTGTCTGTCTGGGGACGTGATTGGGGATTATTCATTCGATCAGCCTTTACAAGAAGGTGACCGTCTGGTATTCGAGGACATGGCGATTTACTCTATGGTGAAAACCAACACGTTCAACGGCATGCCGCTTCCAGCGATTGCAGTCAAAAGAAAAGACGGCGATTGCGAAGTTGTTCGCGAATTCGGATATCAGGATTTCAAAATAAGGCTGGCATAA
- a CDS encoding SDR family NAD(P)-dependent oxidoreductase — MKYTVITGASSGIGYEAALAFAARGKNMILAARRTDELDKLKGKVAEINPDLDVVIRTVDLSIAANVHEFYESLQAYSIETWINNAGFGNFASVGEQHLPKIEQMLHLNIEALTILSSLYVRDYADVDGTQIINISSGGGYTIVADAVTYCATKFYVSAFTEGLAQELKGKNAAMQAKVLAPAATETEFAKHSFNVDEFEYEGRVPKFHTAEQMAGFLLELYDSESVVGIVDGMTYDFELREPIFPYAARAASKPQN; from the coding sequence ATGAAATACACAGTGATTACCGGTGCCAGTTCAGGTATTGGATATGAAGCGGCTTTAGCTTTTGCAGCTCGTGGCAAAAATATGATCCTGGCAGCACGCAGAACCGATGAATTGGACAAGTTAAAAGGAAAAGTGGCTGAAATCAATCCTGATCTGGATGTTGTCATTCGTACAGTTGATCTGTCCATTGCCGCTAATGTACATGAATTCTATGAAAGTCTTCAGGCTTATTCCATTGAGACGTGGATCAACAACGCCGGATTCGGGAATTTTGCTTCTGTTGGCGAACAACACCTGCCCAAAATTGAGCAGATGCTTCATCTAAATATAGAAGCTCTTACGATTCTTTCTTCCCTGTATGTACGTGATTATGCAGATGTCGATGGCACACAGATCATTAATATTTCCTCTGGTGGAGGATATACCATTGTAGCCGATGCAGTAACTTACTGTGCAACCAAGTTCTATGTAAGTGCCTTTACAGAAGGGCTTGCGCAGGAGTTGAAAGGCAAGAATGCAGCAATGCAAGCCAAAGTGCTCGCTCCGGCTGCAACCGAGACGGAATTTGCGAAACATTCCTTTAATGTAGACGAGTTTGAATATGAGGGCAGAGTTCCTAAATTCCATACGGCGGAACAAATGGCTGGTTTTCTATTGGAGCTGTATGACAGTGAGAGTGTAGTCGGCATTGTGGATGGCATGACCTATGACTTTGAGCTAAGAGAACCGATCTTTCCTTACGCCGCAAGAGCAGCCTCAAAACCACAAAATTAA
- a CDS encoding MerR family transcriptional regulator, protein MHTIGEVAELLHISAHTLRYYEKEQIVTPLRDASGDRRYNESHLKWLQFVIKLKETQMPIATIKKYASLFQEGEHTAGDRLKLLEDHKESIQKQMHILNTADEMLEHKISSYRTFIGQ, encoded by the coding sequence ATGCATACCATTGGTGAAGTGGCCGAGTTACTCCATATCAGTGCACATACGTTGCGTTATTATGAGAAAGAACAGATTGTAACACCTCTCCGAGATGCGAGTGGAGACAGGCGATACAACGAGTCCCACCTGAAATGGCTTCAATTTGTGATCAAATTAAAAGAGACTCAGATGCCTATTGCTACCATTAAGAAGTATGCATCCTTATTCCAGGAAGGGGAGCATACAGCGGGAGATCGGCTAAAGTTGCTGGAGGATCATAAAGAGTCGATTCAAAAACAGATGCATATCCTTAACACAGCCGATGAGATGCTTGAGCATAAAATCTCGTCGTACCGCACGTTCATCGGGCAATGA